A window of Desulfuromonas soudanensis genomic DNA:
AGGTCGAAGGCCTCGGCCTCGGCCACCGTTGGGAAGAGTGCAAGGAGATGTACCGCAAGGTCAACGACATGTTCGGCGACCTGGTCAAGGTCACCCCTTCCTCCAAGATCGTCGGCGACATGGCCATGTTCATGGTGCAGAACAATCTGCAGCCCGAGGATGTCATGGAGCGCGGCCAGGATCTCACCTATCCCCAGGGGGTCGTCGATTTTTTCAAGGGGATGATCGGCCAGCCCTACGGCGGCTTTCCCGAGAAGTTGCAGAAGATCATCCTCAAGGGGGAGGAGCCTCTCACCTGCCGCCCCGGCGAACTCCTCGAGCCGGTCGACTTCGCCGCCAAGAAGATTGCCGTGGAGAAAAAACTCGGCCATCCGATCAGCGATCGGGACGTCCTTTCGGCGGTCCTCTACCCGGGGGTCTTCGAGGAGTTCGACCGTCACCGCCAGCTCTACAGCGATACCTCCTTCATGCCGACCCCGGTCTTCTTTTACGGACTCGACGTCAACGACGAGGTCAGCATCGACATCCAGCCGGGAAAGACCCTCATCATCAAACTCAACGCCGTCGGCCGTGTGCAGAAGGACGGCACACGCAACATCTATTTCGAGCTCAACGGCGAGCCGAGGCAGGTGACGGTGAAGGATGTCTCCGTCGAGTCCGATGAGGCGGCCCATGTCAAGGCCGAAGCCGGCAACGACAAGGAAATCGGCGCGCCGATGCCGGGGAAGATCTTCAAGATTCTCGTTTCCGTCGGCGACCCGGTCAAGGCCGGCGACACCCTTCTTTCCACCGAGGCGATGAAGATGGAGACCAACATCAAGGCCAGGGAGGACGGAGTCGTCGCCGAAATTCTCTTCAAGGAAGGGGCACAGATCCAGCAGGGGGATCTGCTGATGGTTCTCAAATAATCGTCGACTGCCAGATCTACGACCGACAGGGAGCCGGTTCCGCAAGGAACCGGCTCCTTTTTTTGTCTTTGGGGAGCGGCGCATCCCGGTCCCCCTGCGGCCCAGAGAGGGCTTTTCCCCCGGAGTATTTAAAACATGCAGGCGCCTATTTTTTTCATGCAGGGCTCAGTCGCCGGTTGACGCGGTTTGCAGTCGTTTCCCGCCCCCGGGATCCTGGGACTGTATGAAGCGGTTATACATGCCTGGTATGAATATGCCCGGCCCGGGGTGGGGAGCGGAGAGGTTAAGTCCCCTTGAAACAAGGGTTTGTCGTCTATTTATGCCTGTTGAATTTTATTGGCACAGCAAATGCTAATTAAACAAGACAAAGGGATTGGAAGTTTAACCTCCAAGGAAAAGGAGACAGTCATGAGAGCCAACGGACGCATCGCCAGTATGATCGCAGTCGTCGTCGGTAACGCTTACCCCGCCTTTGCCGCATCCGGTGCCCGGGAAGACAGCAGTGGACTGGCCGTATGGATCTTCCTCGGCTTCTGCGCCCTGATCGTTCTGGCCCAGCTGGTACCGGCGGTCCTGATGATGCTGGGCCTGGTCAAGGGGATCACCGAGTCCCGGGAGGAGCCGGTCAAACAATCGGTCGAATAAATTCCGGCACCGGGAAGTAAGTCCCCCGATGATCGAAAGGGAGAGTGAGATGGGTATCCACACAAGAAGCGTGATGACAATCCTCCTGATGCTGCCGGCCCTGGCGATGCAATCGCCGGCGGCCGGCGCCATGGAAAGCGCCGACTGTCTCGGCTGTCATGGAGACAGCTCGGCCGTCGGCGCCGAGTACGTGGTCGGTGCCGCTTTCGACAGCACCGCCCATGCCGAGCTGGGGTGTGCCGCCTGCCATCCGTCGGTGGGCTCAAGCCATCCCGATGACGGGCTTTTGCCGGAAAAGACTCACTGTCAAAATTGCCATGACGATATTCAGGCGGAATATGCCGCCAGCATGCACGGGGAAAATGCAGCCTGCAACGACTGTCACAACCCGCATAATTCGCGGGGTTCGGAGGAAGTCTCTGGATACGACATGAACCGGCCCTGCGTCGCCTGCCATGACGGTTCCGAAATGGCCGGGAGTCATGGCCAATGGCTCCCCCAGGCCGACCTGCACCTCGGCGCGCTCCCCTGCATCACCTGCCATACCGGTTCCCAGGAGTACGTCATCACCTTCTATCTGAGAAAGAAAAGGACGGGGGATGCTGTCGGGTCCTTTCTCCCGGCGGGGTATGAGGAACTCTCCGTTCTGGCCCGGGACTCAAGCGTTCAGCGCCTGATCGACGGCGATGGCGACGACCGGATCAGTCTCGAAGAACTCTATGTCTTCAACCGTCAAAATAATGGAGGAGAGTTGATTCTCCAGGGGATGATGACCCCGGCGACCCTGACCCACAGCTACGAGATTCTCGAGAGCCGCTGGGACTGCTCCTTCTGTCACGCTTCGGGCCCGAAAGCGATGCAGACCAGCTTTGTCGCCTTTCCCGAGAAGGATGGCAGCTTCCGCCGGATGGCGGTGGAAAAAGGGGCCGTTCTCGACGCCCTGTACGGCACCCCCGATTTTTACATGCTCGGTGCGACCCGGAGCCGGGCCATGAACATCGCCGGTTTGGTGATCCTCGCCGGCGGCCTCGTCCTTCCTGTCGGCCACGGCAGCCTGCGATTTCTCACCCGCAACAACCGCAAGGGAAAGGGGCCCCAGTCATGACGGCAAAGCGAATCTATCTGACTCCGACGCCGGTGCGCATCTGGCACTGGCTCAACGCCTTCGGGATCGTCACCCTCTGCCTGACCGGCCTGCAGCTGCGCTTCCCCGAATATGTCGACCTTTTCGGCGGCTACAAGGGGGCGGTGCGTCTGCACAACACGGCGGGGATTGTGGTGTCGGTCTCCTTTCTGCTCTGGCTCGGCTACTATCTGCTGGTCACCGGAACCCTCTCAAGGCTCTACGTTCCCAACCGGCTAGACCTGCAATACGGCCTCCTGCGCCAGGCCAAATACTATTTTCTCACCTTTTTTCTCGGACATTCCAGCCCTCACCACAGCACCCCGGGAGACAAGTTCAATCCCATGCAGAAATCGGCCTATCTGGTGATCATGATGATCCTCGTCCCCCTGGTGATCGTCACCGGCCTGTTGCTGATGAACATCACTCCCCTGCGCGCCCTGGTGCTGGCCCTCGGCGGCCTCAAATTCCTCATCGGGGCCCATTTTCTCCTGGCCTGTTCCCTCGGTGCCTTTCTCTTCACCCACGTCTATCTGGCGACTATGGGCCATACTCCCCTGGCGCACTTCAAGCCGATGTGGACCGGCTGGGAGGAGGCGGAAAAAGAAGAGGAAATCGGGGCCGGTCATGGTTAATGGATTGTCGGGAGGCCAAGGTGGGGTATAAATAGAGAGATCCGCCGGGGGGAAGGAATCGTTCTTCACCCGTTCAGCCGTCAAAGGGATAGTCCGTGCGCCTGAGACTCATCACCAAATTCACTCTCGTCAGCGCCGCCCTCCTCCTTTTCGGCATGGCTCTTCTGGCGGCCATCAACATTCAGACCCTGAAGACCCTCCTGGAAGAGGAGGCGGTCCGGGATCTGGACAATCTGAGCGAGACGATCATCCGCACCACCCACTACCAGATGCTCGAAGATGACCGTGAGCGGGTCTACCAGATGATCCGGGAAGTCGGCAGCCAGAAGGAGATCGAACACATCCGCCTGATCAACAAGGATGGTACGATCATTTTCTCCACCGACCAGGCCGAGATCGGCACCATGCTCGACAAAAAGACGGAAGCCTGCAACATGTGCCACGCCGAAGATCAGCCGCTGGTCTATGTCTCCTCCATGAACCGCAGCCGCATCTTCAGCGACCGCAACGGCAAACAGGTGCTGGGGATGGCCAAGGGGATCTACGGCGAAAGGAGTTGCAGCGCCGCTGCCTGCCATTTCCACCCGGCCGACGCCAAGATCCTCGGGGTTCTCGATGTCATCGTCTCCCGGGAAGGGATGCTGGCTCAGACCATCAGCTATCGCAACAACATCCTGGCGCTGACCTTTGTCCTCCTCCTCCTCTTTTCCCTCTGCCTGACCCTGCTGGTGCAGAAGATGATCAATGGCCCGATCAAAAATCTCCTGTTGCATACGGTCAAACTCTCCCGGGGGGAGTTCGACGGGGTGGTGGAAGGGGGTGGGAGCGATGAACTCGGTGAGCTGACGACCGCCTTCAACACCATGACGGTCAACCTGCGGGGGGCCCGGGAGGAAATCAGCGGCTGGGCCTCCACCCTCGAACAGCGGGTGGAGGAGAGAACCCGCGAGCTCAAGGAGATGCAATCGCGGCTGCTGCGTTCGGAAAAGCTCGCTTCTCTCGGCGAACTCGCCGCCGGCATCGCCCACGAAATCAACAACCCCCTGACGGGGATTCTGATGTTTTCCTCCATGGTGATCGATGACCGGCGTCTTGACCCGGCCCTGAAAGGGGATATGGAGACGATTGTCCGGGAAACCGGACGCTGCGCGGAGATCGTTCGGGGACTGCTCAACTTCGCCCGGGAGACGGTGCCGCAAAAACGCCTCGACTGCGCGGCCCGGATCATGGAGCTGACCCTCGGGCTCGTCGAGCATCAGATCGCCGTCCAGAACATCCGGGTGGTGCGGGATTTCGCCGGCCATCTGCCGCCGGTCCTCGTCGATCCCAACCAGCTCGAGCAGGTCTTCATGAACATGGTCATCAATGCCAGTCAGGCCATGCCCCAGGGGGGGACGTTGACGGTGAGGATCGAGGCGTCCTCCCGGCCGGAGACCCTCTGCATCGGCATAGCCGACACCGGTTGCGGCATCCCCGAAGAAGATCTGGGGAGAATTTTCGATCCCTTCTTCAGCACCAAGGAGCAGCGGGGAACCGGGCTGGGTCTGGCGGTTTCCTTCGGTATTATAGAGAATCACCAGGGGCAGATCGAAGTGGAGAGCAGGCTCGGGGAAGGGACGACCATCACCATCTCCCTGCCGGTGGCCGGCCCAGGGGTGGAGGAGGCACCCAGGGAGATGCTGGAGGTGTAATCAGGCCGGGGATCGGTCGCGCACGGAGATCCCCTGTTTTTTCAACAATGCCTGGAAGTTGGGGCGCAGCATGCCGACTTCCAGGGCCGCCCGGGTGATGTTCCAGCCGTTGCGGTTGAGGGCGTCGAGCACGAAGGCCCGCTCGATGGGGTGGACGGCCTCCTCGCGGATGCGGCGTTTGCTCTCCTTGAGTTCCTCGGCCGTCTCCGGCACCGCCCCGAAGTTCGACCCGCAGGCGAGGGACTGGGCACCGGTCATCTCCAGGTTTTCCGGACGGATCAGGTCCCCCCCGGTGAGAACGACGGCCCGTTCAATGATGTTTTCGAGCTCGCGGACATTCCCCGGGAAGGGATAGCTCTCCAGGCTTGTCATCGCCCCCGGGGTCAGGCCCCGGATCGTCTTTCCCGTTTCCCGGGCAAATTTTCCCAGGAAATGGCTGACCAGCAGCGGCAGGTCTCCCTTGCGCTCTCGCAGCACCGGGAGCTGGATGGGGATGATGTTGAGCCGGAAATAGAGGTCTTCGCGAAAGGTCCCCGCCCGCAGCATTTCCTTGAGATCCCTGTTCGTTGCGGCAATCAGCCGAATATTGATGGGGATCGGGCGGGTGCCGCCGATGGGGGTGACTTCCCGCGCCTGAAGGACCCGCAGCAGTTTGGCCTGGGTCGTCAGGCAGATGTTGGAGATTTCATCGAGAAAGAGGGTGCCGCCGTCGGCCGCCTCGAAAAGGCCTGTTTTGGTCTGGAAGGCGCCGGTGAAGGACCCCTTGACGTGACCGAAAAGCTCGCTTTCGAGGAGCGTTTCCGCCAGGGAAGTGCAGTCGACGGTGATGAAGGGGCGACCCTGACGCTGGCTGTTGCTGTGAATGGCCCGGGCGACCAGCTCCTTGCCGGTGCCGCTTTCCCCGTGGATCAGGACGGTACTGTCCGTCGGCGCCACTTGAAGAATACGCCGGTAAACCTGCCGGATCTGCGGGCTGTTGCCGATGAAGAGATCGAAACCGTTTCCCTCCGAGTCCCCCGCAGGCGGGGACGATTGAATCATGAAATTCTTTTGCTCGAGGGCCTTTTCGATCATGCCGACGATCTGGGCCGGATTGAAGGGTTTGGCCAGATAATCGAAGGCCCCGTTCTTCATCACCTCGACGGCGGTTTCCACCGCCGAGTAGCCGGTTATGACGATCACCGGGACCTCCGGCTGCAACACCCGGATGGCCTTGAGAACTTCCATCCCACCCATGCCGGGCATTTTCAAGTCGGTAATGACGACATCAAAGGCGTCCTGCTGCAGCCGCTCGAGAGCGGCATGTCCGCTGTCGGCCGAATGCACCCGGTACTCCCGTTCCTCGAGGATCCGTCTCATCCCTTCACGAATCACCGCTTCATCATCCACCACCAGGACGTTCGGCCTGCTCATTTTCGTCCGCCTCCTGTATCGCCAGTTAATTAGTGTAATCTTACCCGGAGAAATCAAAAAAGACAACCGCTGGGAGTTCCCCGACGGGTGTATTTACAGAATATACAGGTGCCTGAATCGCTCATTCCTGCTCGATCGGTGACAAAAAGTTGTGATTTCGAATATTTAAACGGTCGGCAGGGGGATTTTTCCTTCCGAAAGGCTCGGGGTGCCTGTTCCGCCTATACATTTCCGGCGCCTGCAAATGATGTTGCCTCCCTCTCCATGTCATGAAAAGCGCTGTAATAACAATTACTTAATCTGGAGCGAGAAAAGGATCGCTTCTGGCACGTCCTATGCTCTTTTCCAGTGTGAAGAGGGAGGAGGTCGGGGGCTCAGGTGAGGTCGAGGCCATGAACCCCCAAGGTGTCTCCAGGCTCGGGGCTCGCCCACGTCGAAAGGAGTCAGCTATGAAAACGGTTGCACGGTTACTGCTTGTCGCCTCGCTGATCTGCGGCACCGCCAGCGGAGCCTGGGCTCTTCCCGGACCGACGGAAGGATTTGTCGGGGTCGTCATCTGGGTCTTTCTCGCCTATTGTGCCCTGATCGTGATTGCCCAGCTGCTGGTCGCTCTCCATGCGCTGCGTCGCCTCATCGAGGAATCGATGGCCAAAAAAAAGGTTTCCCGCCCGGTGATACTGCGCTGAGGTGCGGACTGCGGCATGGAGGAAAAAACGGGGCCCTAACGCCCCCTGGCTGCGGAAGACGCCATCGTCTTCCGCATTTTTTTGTGCTAATATTCAACGAACGTTAATTTGCCGTTGATCCCAGGAAATACTTTCTGCAAAAGGAGAGACCATGCTCAGGACTCTGGCGGCCAAGGCCGTGGTTCCGGTTGCGTTGACCGTCACCGGTTTTGTTGTTGTCTGCTGCAGTCTGCTCTACGGGTATATCCGGGCGGACATGGTCAGTACGGCGGTGCGGCAGGAGATCGGTCTGGCCGACACCATCGTCAAGTCGACCCGCTATGCCATGCTCAAGGCCGATCGCGAAACCCTGCGTCAGACGATAAATGATATCGGCAGTCAGCAGGGGGTCGAGCATGTGCGGGTGTTCAACAAAAAGGGGCTGGTGATGTTCTCCGCCGATCCGAGGGAAATCGGCGCCCTCGTCGACAAGGAGACGGAGGGGTGCAGCGAATGCCACTCCGGGGAGACTCCGGCCCTGCGCCTCGGCCCCATGGAACAGGCCCGCAATTTCCATAACGCCCGGGGGGAGGAGGTCCTGGCCATTACCGCGCCGATCTACAACGAAGCGGGGTGTGCCGAGGCCTCCTGCCACTTTCATCCCGAGGGGAACCGGGTCCTCGGGACTCTCGACATCGGTCTCTCCCAGCACGAGTTGCGCGGCAATCTTTTGAACCTCAGAAGCCGGATGGTGATCTTCTGCGCCATGGTTCTGGTTCTCACCGTCGGCGGCGTGCTGGCGCTGCTGCTGCGCAACGTCTTTCTTCCCCTCTACCGTCTGCGGGGTTATGTCAGGTCGGCGGCCCTCGACGGCTCCGGAGAGCATTTTTTCTCCGGCGGCGCCGAGGAGGTGGAAGAGATCGGCGGGCATGTGAGGGACTTAAGCGCCTCCCTTTTTCGGGCCCGGGAGGAGTTGGTCGCGGCGCGGCAGAGGATCGCCGCATTGGAGAAGCGCCTTGGGGAGTAGGGTGAAAAGGGATCGACGATTCCGTGCATACGAGGCGGGAAATGGAAACGGGTCAGCAAAAGGGACTGGAAGGGCCTGAATTGACAAATTCCGCGGCGGGCAGCGAAGGGGAGGGGGGTGGGCGTCTGGAGGCTTGCAGCCTGAGAATCAAGGGGCTGCGGGGGCGACCTGTTCAGGGAGCACTGGGGGTGGTCCTCTTCGTCCTGCTGAGCCTTCTCGCTTTGCGGGTCGAGGCCCTCTTCCCGGTGATCCCCGCCGGTCTGCGCCGCCTTCTCGGTGCGTCCCCGTCAACCGATCTGATCAACATCGCCCTGGTCGTTTACAGCTTTTCGGCCCTGATTCTTATCCTCTCCCGGATGATGGGGGGAGATCTGCGCTACCGCGGCTGGGTCCACCTGGGGTATATGGGGGGCTTTTTCCTCTTTTATCTCTATGCCGGGGCCCTGAAGGAGAATTTTTGGGCGATCTTCGCTGCGGGGATAACCATCTTCGCCCTCGAGTACTTCAACCTCTGGACCGCCTGCCAGGAGGAGATACGCCGGGAAGAGAAAGTGCTGAGGTTCCTTTCGGCGCAGGAAAAACCAGGGGAGGGAGACTGATTTCCTATCCATTGTCCAGCGGTATCAGGACCGGGACTTTAAGGAGGGTTACAGCAAGCCGAAACCGCGCAGGATGAAGAGGGAGAGGGTGTAGGTGAAAGCCGAAAGGAGGGTCGACATCATGACGATCGAGCCCGCCAGTTCGGCGTCGCCCTTGAGCTGGTGAGCCATGATGTAGGTGGCGGTGGCGGCAGGCGTGCCGGCCATCAGCACGCCGATCCCCAGATCCTGACCGCGCACCCCGAGGGCGACCAGGATCGCCGCGGCCACCAGGGGGAGCCAGACGATCTTGATGCCGGTGGCGAATCCGGCCATCACCAGGTCTCCCTTGAGTTTTTGCAGGGAGAAGGAACCGCCGATGGCCAATAGCGCCAGAGGGAGCGTCATTCCGGTGGCGATATGCAGGGTGCGGTCGAGTATCGTCGGTATCGGCAGGTCGAAAAAGCTCCAGAAAATCCCGGCGAAGGAGGCGAGAATCAGCGGATTGAGGAGAATCTGCCGGGTCCAGAACCCTTTGCCGGTCGCGGTGCCGTCCTGGCGATGGGGGAGGAGGAGGGCGAGGATGGCGAAGAAGTTGAGCACCGGGACGAGAAATCCCATGAGGATGCCGGCCCGGGTGAGACCCTCGTCGCCATAGGCGTTGAGGACGATGGCCAGTCCCATATAGGCGAGGTTGCCGCGGAAGGCTCCCTGGCTGAAGACCCCCCGGGCGGCGGGGGGATAACGGCGCAGGGCGGCGTAGCCGTAGGAGCAGGCGAAGGCGATGGCGATGGCCGCTGCCGAGCCGAGGACCAGGGTGCCGTTGAAGCTCGCGAAGAAGTCGGCGCTGCCGATCTTGTAAAAGAGGAGGAGGGGGAGGGCGATGTAGTAGACGAGGCGGTTGGTCTGGAAGAGAAAGGGGGCGTCGATCAGGGCCAGTCGTTTCAGGAAATAGCCGAGGGCGATGACGAGGAAAACCGGGAGAACGATGGTCAGGATTTCGAGGAACAGGGGCATGGAACCTCCGTGCGGGCGATCGCGGCCCAGCATAACGTAGCAAATCGGCGGGTGTCCAATATTTATTTGTGCCGCACACCTTTTCTTTTTCCCCTTTGCTGCTAGAGTAACAACAGGCACGGACAACGCGCTGTCAGTTGCCTCCTTGTTCCCTTCCTTTTCACAAAGGAAGGGTTTTTTTTCGACCGGCAGGGGCCGGGGCGGAAAATGCTTGTACTGGCCGGAGGCATCGTTTACAAATCGGATATGCGAAAAAACGAAATCATCCGCCTTCTCATCCTGGTGGCCCTGGTGCTGGTCATCACCTCCCTCCACTACCTGACGACCACCCAGAAGGTCCATTTTCACGACATCTATCGCCGCCTCTACTACATTCCCATCGTTCTCGGCGGACTCTGGTTTACCCTGCGCGGCGGTCTGGCCACCGCCATCGCCGTTTCGGTTCTCTTTGCCCCCC
This region includes:
- a CDS encoding sensor histidine kinase, producing the protein MRLRLITKFTLVSAALLLFGMALLAAINIQTLKTLLEEEAVRDLDNLSETIIRTTHYQMLEDDRERVYQMIREVGSQKEIEHIRLINKDGTIIFSTDQAEIGTMLDKKTEACNMCHAEDQPLVYVSSMNRSRIFSDRNGKQVLGMAKGIYGERSCSAAACHFHPADAKILGVLDVIVSREGMLAQTISYRNNILALTFVLLLLFSLCLTLLVQKMINGPIKNLLLHTVKLSRGEFDGVVEGGGSDELGELTTAFNTMTVNLRGAREEISGWASTLEQRVEERTRELKEMQSRLLRSEKLASLGELAAGIAHEINNPLTGILMFSSMVIDDRRLDPALKGDMETIVRETGRCAEIVRGLLNFARETVPQKRLDCAARIMELTLGLVEHQIAVQNIRVVRDFAGHLPPVLVDPNQLEQVFMNMVINASQAMPQGGTLTVRIEASSRPETLCIGIADTGCGIPEEDLGRIFDPFFSTKEQRGTGLGLAVSFGIIENHQGQIEVESRLGEGTTITISLPVAGPGVEEAPREMLEV
- a CDS encoding cytochrome c3 family protein, which encodes MGIHTRSVMTILLMLPALAMQSPAAGAMESADCLGCHGDSSAVGAEYVVGAAFDSTAHAELGCAACHPSVGSSHPDDGLLPEKTHCQNCHDDIQAEYAASMHGENAACNDCHNPHNSRGSEEVSGYDMNRPCVACHDGSEMAGSHGQWLPQADLHLGALPCITCHTGSQEYVITFYLRKKRTGDAVGSFLPAGYEELSVLARDSSVQRLIDGDGDDRISLEELYVFNRQNNGGELILQGMMTPATLTHSYEILESRWDCSFCHASGPKAMQTSFVAFPEKDGSFRRMAVEKGAVLDALYGTPDFYMLGATRSRAMNIAGLVILAGGLVLPVGHGSLRFLTRNNRKGKGPQS
- a CDS encoding cytochrome b/b6 domain-containing protein is translated as MTAKRIYLTPTPVRIWHWLNAFGIVTLCLTGLQLRFPEYVDLFGGYKGAVRLHNTAGIVVSVSFLLWLGYYLLVTGTLSRLYVPNRLDLQYGLLRQAKYYFLTFFLGHSSPHHSTPGDKFNPMQKSAYLVIMMILVPLVIVTGLLLMNITPLRALVLALGGLKFLIGAHFLLACSLGAFLFTHVYLATMGHTPLAHFKPMWTGWEEAEKEEEIGAGHG
- a CDS encoding AEC family transporter, with protein sequence MPLFLEILTIVLPVFLVIALGYFLKRLALIDAPFLFQTNRLVYYIALPLLLFYKIGSADFFASFNGTLVLGSAAAIAIAFACSYGYAALRRYPPAARGVFSQGAFRGNLAYMGLAIVLNAYGDEGLTRAGILMGFLVPVLNFFAILALLLPHRQDGTATGKGFWTRQILLNPLILASFAGIFWSFFDLPIPTILDRTLHIATGMTLPLALLAIGGSFSLQKLKGDLVMAGFATGIKIVWLPLVAAAILVALGVRGQDLGIGVLMAGTPAATATYIMAHQLKGDAELAGSIVMMSTLLSAFTYTLSLFILRGFGLL
- a CDS encoding sigma-54-dependent transcriptional regulator, producing the protein MSRPNVLVVDDEAVIREGMRRILEEREYRVHSADSGHAALERLQQDAFDVVITDLKMPGMGGMEVLKAIRVLQPEVPVIVITGYSAVETAVEVMKNGAFDYLAKPFNPAQIVGMIEKALEQKNFMIQSSPPAGDSEGNGFDLFIGNSPQIRQVYRRILQVAPTDSTVLIHGESGTGKELVARAIHSNSQRQGRPFITVDCTSLAETLLESELFGHVKGSFTGAFQTKTGLFEAADGGTLFLDEISNICLTTQAKLLRVLQAREVTPIGGTRPIPINIRLIAATNRDLKEMLRAGTFREDLYFRLNIIPIQLPVLRERKGDLPLLVSHFLGKFARETGKTIRGLTPGAMTSLESYPFPGNVRELENIIERAVVLTGGDLIRPENLEMTGAQSLACGSNFGAVPETAEELKESKRRIREEAVHPIERAFVLDALNRNGWNITRAALEVGMLRPNFQALLKKQGISVRDRSPA
- a CDS encoding menaquinol oxidoreductase, which produces METGQQKGLEGPELTNSAAGSEGEGGGRLEACSLRIKGLRGRPVQGALGVVLFVLLSLLALRVEALFPVIPAGLRRLLGASPSTDLINIALVVYSFSALILILSRMMGGDLRYRGWVHLGYMGGFFLFYLYAGALKENFWAIFAAGITIFALEYFNLWTACQEEIRREEKVLRFLSAQEKPGEGD